The Streptomyces pactum genome contains a region encoding:
- a CDS encoding MOSC domain-containing protein — MSGRVTAVSSNGEYSFTKPNRDSVRLLAGLGVEGDVHAGVTVKHRSRMAQDPTQPNLRQVHLIHEELFDEVDDDGFKVAPGELGENITTRGIDLLGLPVGTLLRIGDSAVLEVTGLRNPCLQIDNFQDGLLKQVVGRDEAGNIVRKAGIMSVVKEGGVVRPGDSVETELPSGPHRPLDRV; from the coding sequence ATGAGCGGGAGAGTGACGGCGGTCAGCAGCAACGGGGAGTACTCGTTCACCAAGCCGAACAGGGACAGCGTCAGGTTGCTCGCCGGGCTCGGTGTGGAGGGGGACGTGCATGCCGGTGTGACGGTCAAGCACCGCTCGCGCATGGCGCAGGATCCCACCCAGCCGAACCTGCGCCAGGTCCACCTCATTCATGAGGAGCTTTTCGACGAGGTCGACGACGACGGATTCAAAGTGGCGCCCGGCGAACTCGGCGAGAACATCACCACGCGTGGCATCGATCTGCTCGGTCTGCCGGTCGGCACACTGCTGCGCATCGGCGACTCCGCAGTCCTGGAGGTTACCGGCCTCCGCAATCCCTGCCTGCAGATCGACAACTTCCAGGACGGACTGCTGAAGCAGGTCGTCGGTCGCGACGAGGCGGGGAACATCGTGCGCAAGGCCGGAATCATGAGCGTCGTGAAGGAAGGCGGTGTGGTGCGCCCCGGCGACAGTGTCGAGACGGAACTTCCCAGCGGTCCGCACCGACCCCTCGACCGGGTCTGA
- a CDS encoding tyrosine-type recombinase/integrase produces MSIDTEHPSGEGGTTPVPAERSPLVVQWAERHGVEVARRLADAEDFADEVRRRLRPANTTDTYAKAWKVWTRFCGTQGFPELECTRGALVAFVVWLLDRGRVDGKGYAPSSASTILAGAVVELRRRGAEVNRDDQAQARVTLEAAAVELLKAGERRGRGQAAAAEVPDLYRVARACPDTLAGTRDKALVLTGFHYASRAQDPAGLLAGDVALTSRGLVVSVLTGKTKHSVRDAKINYQQDPAICPVEAWKMYRARLAAEAPSHWSEPDAPAFVGVDRHGNVTGGMVPDSVTRAVKRISARAGIPLAWTGHSLRIGLATTARKKGKDAVAIADQGGWARHSRSMNGYFQRVDGWEDNATAGLT; encoded by the coding sequence TTGAGCATCGACACCGAGCACCCGTCGGGAGAGGGGGGCACGACTCCCGTTCCGGCGGAGCGGTCCCCGCTGGTCGTCCAGTGGGCGGAGCGCCACGGTGTCGAGGTCGCGCGGCGCCTGGCGGACGCGGAGGACTTCGCGGACGAGGTACGGCGGCGACTGCGACCGGCCAACACGACGGACACGTACGCGAAGGCGTGGAAGGTCTGGACGCGGTTCTGCGGAACGCAGGGCTTTCCCGAACTGGAATGCACGCGTGGTGCGTTGGTGGCGTTCGTCGTGTGGCTGCTGGACCGGGGCCGGGTGGACGGGAAGGGCTACGCCCCGTCGTCGGCGAGCACGATCCTCGCCGGAGCCGTCGTGGAGCTGCGCCGCCGTGGCGCGGAGGTGAACCGGGACGACCAGGCGCAGGCCCGGGTGACCCTGGAGGCGGCAGCCGTGGAGTTGCTGAAGGCGGGGGAGCGGCGAGGCCGGGGCCAGGCCGCCGCGGCCGAGGTCCCCGACCTGTACCGGGTGGCGAGGGCATGCCCCGACACCCTCGCCGGAACTCGGGACAAGGCGCTCGTCCTGACCGGCTTCCACTACGCCTCGCGTGCCCAGGACCCCGCCGGACTCCTCGCCGGAGACGTCGCCCTCACCTCGCGCGGCCTGGTCGTGTCGGTGCTCACCGGCAAGACGAAGCACAGCGTCCGTGATGCGAAGATCAACTACCAGCAGGATCCGGCGATTTGCCCGGTGGAAGCGTGGAAGATGTACCGGGCCCGCCTCGCCGCCGAGGCCCCGTCGCACTGGTCGGAGCCGGACGCCCCCGCGTTCGTCGGCGTCGACCGGCACGGCAACGTCACCGGCGGCATGGTCCCCGACTCCGTCACCCGGGCCGTGAAGCGGATCAGCGCCCGCGCCGGGATCCCGCTCGCCTGGACCGGCCACTCCCTCCGCATCGGCCTGGCCACGACCGCCCGCAAGAAGGGCAAGGATGCCGTGGCGATCGCCGACCAGGGCGGCTGGGCCCGGCACTCCCGCTCCATGAACGGCTATTTCCAGCGGGTCGACGGCTGGGAGGACAACGCCACCGCCGGCCTCACCTGA